A window of the Agrococcus jejuensis genome harbors these coding sequences:
- a CDS encoding FAD-dependent oxidoreductase: protein MDTRPAILLAASNAAESIEREFRARYDRDYRIEVLPDAAATLARLAELLDAGTQIAMLGAERTLPDASGLELLRATQPLAPAARRVTLLVPGEYVDAIEEMRLAMLRRDIDTFVGVPRGKRDEEFHIALTELLSEWGWSVAGPVVSSADIIAEPGDRRVGAIRDLLDRLGMPNRTLAPDDPEALEMLVLAGPDPVFPLVRSFTGQVLQDATPAKVSEAMYGGFDAIPDGEVADVVVVGAGPAGLAAAVYAASEGLSTIVLEGDAIGGQAGSSSMIRNYLGFPRGISGMRLAQRSRIQASRFGARFYTGREAIRIERGPDNEPEHHHVFVDGAQMCARTVILATGVQYRRLGVSGVDEHVGNGVTYGSATTMAREMQDRDVFVVGAGNSAGQAAVHLAKFARSVTLVARRGDLSETMSDYLIREISATPTVHVRCRTRVVDGGGDAHLERLTLEDLDTGERETLPADGLCCMLGAEPACGWLPDGIACDGHGFVLTGRDVPKDTWVDGLPPASLETTVRGIFAVGDVRAGSMKRVASAAGEGASALPLVHAELARLRALQLAD, encoded by the coding sequence ATGGACACGCGCCCGGCGATCCTCCTCGCCGCCTCCAACGCCGCCGAGTCGATCGAGCGCGAGTTCCGCGCCCGATACGACCGCGACTACCGCATCGAGGTGCTGCCAGACGCGGCCGCGACGCTCGCGCGCCTCGCCGAGCTGCTCGACGCAGGCACGCAGATCGCGATGCTCGGCGCCGAGCGCACCCTGCCCGACGCATCCGGCCTCGAGCTGCTGCGCGCCACGCAGCCCCTCGCCCCGGCCGCGCGCCGCGTGACGCTGCTCGTGCCCGGCGAGTACGTCGACGCGATCGAGGAGATGCGGCTCGCGATGCTGCGCCGCGACATCGACACGTTCGTCGGCGTGCCGCGCGGCAAGCGCGACGAGGAGTTCCACATCGCGCTCACCGAGCTGCTCTCGGAGTGGGGATGGTCCGTCGCCGGGCCCGTCGTGTCGTCGGCCGACATCATCGCCGAGCCGGGCGACCGCCGCGTCGGCGCGATCCGAGACCTGCTCGACCGCCTCGGCATGCCCAACCGCACGCTCGCGCCCGACGACCCCGAGGCGCTCGAGATGCTCGTGCTCGCCGGCCCCGACCCCGTCTTCCCGCTCGTGCGCTCGTTCACGGGGCAGGTGCTGCAGGATGCGACGCCCGCGAAGGTGAGCGAGGCGATGTACGGCGGCTTCGACGCGATCCCCGACGGCGAGGTCGCCGACGTCGTCGTCGTGGGCGCGGGCCCCGCCGGCCTCGCGGCCGCCGTCTACGCCGCATCCGAGGGCCTCTCGACCATCGTGCTCGAAGGGGATGCGATCGGCGGGCAGGCGGGATCGTCGTCGATGATCCGCAACTACCTCGGCTTCCCGCGCGGCATCTCCGGCATGCGGCTCGCGCAGCGCTCGCGCATCCAGGCGTCGCGGTTCGGCGCCCGGTTCTACACGGGCCGCGAGGCGATCCGCATCGAGCGCGGGCCCGACAACGAGCCCGAGCACCACCACGTCTTCGTCGACGGCGCGCAGATGTGCGCGCGCACCGTCATCCTCGCGACGGGCGTGCAGTACCGCCGCCTCGGCGTCTCGGGCGTCGACGAGCACGTCGGCAACGGCGTCACGTACGGCTCGGCGACGACGATGGCGCGCGAGATGCAGGACCGCGACGTCTTCGTGGTCGGCGCAGGCAACTCGGCGGGGCAGGCGGCGGTGCACCTCGCGAAGTTCGCCCGCTCGGTCACGCTCGTCGCGCGCCGCGGCGACCTGTCGGAGACGATGTCCGACTACCTCATCCGCGAGATCTCGGCCACGCCGACCGTGCACGTGCGGTGCCGCACGCGCGTCGTCGACGGCGGCGGGGATGCGCACCTCGAGCGCCTGACGCTCGAGGACCTCGACACGGGCGAGCGCGAGACGCTGCCCGCCGACGGCCTGTGCTGCATGCTCGGCGCCGAGCCCGCGTGCGGCTGGCTGCCCGACGGCATCGCGTGCGACGGCCACGGCTTCGTGCTCACGGGGCGCGACGTGCCGAAGGACACGTGGGTCGACGGCCTGCCGCCCGCGAGCCTCGAGACGACGGTGCGCGGCATCTTCGCCGTCGGCGACGTGCGCGCCGGCTCGATGAAGCGCGTCGCCTCCGCCGCCGGCGAGGGCGCGTCGGCGCTGCCGCTCGTGCACGCGGAGCTCGCGCGCCTGCGGGCGCTGCAGCTGGCCGACTGA
- a CDS encoding DUF2252 domain-containing protein, with protein MPSTVADLRAQGRAARDALARSEHAALPLAADRDPERVLVDQHATRLQDLVAVRVGRMLQSPFALFRGSAAQMAADLAHGPSTTQHVVACGDAHLSNFGLSASPERALLFDLDDFDEGGVAPWEWDVKRLAASVHVAGRDAGLTEEQSREAVLRTTTGYRDALAEMAELTALERYFLRVDAEAVEALVDDKASRRLTREVARKARRRTADRVLERITTRDADGALRILDEPPITRHMDHATLDELDVLFADYRATLREDARLLLSQFTLVDVVLRVVGVGSVGTRCYVLLLVGPGGEPLFLQAKEAGRSVLVSHGGMADADTAYPQAGVRSEGHRVVCAQRVLQAQSDPFLGWIEGWAGDLPGRPRVDYYWRQFRDMKGSVELDDLSPSQLGQYGALCARMLARAHAQSPQAHAASAYLGRSDRMPEALADWARSYADVTEADHATLETAVAAGRLPVERDV; from the coding sequence ATGCCGTCGACCGTCGCCGACCTTCGCGCGCAGGGCCGGGCGGCCCGCGACGCGCTCGCCCGCTCCGAGCACGCCGCGCTGCCGCTCGCAGCCGACCGCGATCCCGAGCGCGTGCTCGTCGACCAGCACGCCACGCGCCTGCAGGACCTCGTGGCCGTGCGCGTCGGACGCATGCTGCAGTCGCCGTTCGCGCTCTTCCGCGGCTCGGCCGCGCAGATGGCCGCCGACCTGGCGCACGGACCGTCGACGACGCAGCACGTCGTGGCGTGCGGCGACGCGCACCTGTCGAACTTCGGCCTCTCCGCGAGCCCCGAGCGGGCGCTGCTGTTCGACCTCGACGACTTCGACGAGGGCGGCGTCGCGCCGTGGGAGTGGGACGTCAAGCGGCTCGCGGCGAGCGTGCACGTCGCCGGCCGCGACGCCGGTCTCACCGAGGAGCAGAGCCGGGAGGCCGTGCTGCGCACGACGACCGGCTACCGGGATGCGCTCGCCGAGATGGCGGAGCTGACGGCGCTCGAGCGGTACTTCCTGCGCGTCGACGCCGAGGCGGTGGAGGCGCTGGTCGACGACAAGGCGTCGCGGCGCCTCACGCGCGAGGTCGCTCGCAAGGCCAGGCGCCGCACCGCCGACCGCGTGCTCGAGCGCATCACGACGCGCGATGCCGACGGCGCCCTGCGCATCCTCGACGAGCCGCCCATCACGCGCCACATGGACCACGCGACCCTCGACGAGCTCGACGTGCTCTTCGCCGACTACCGCGCGACGCTGCGCGAGGACGCCCGCCTGCTGCTGTCGCAGTTCACGCTCGTCGACGTCGTGCTGCGCGTCGTCGGCGTCGGCAGCGTCGGCACCCGCTGCTACGTGCTGCTGCTCGTCGGCCCCGGCGGCGAGCCGCTGTTCCTGCAGGCGAAGGAGGCGGGCCGCTCGGTGCTCGTGAGCCACGGCGGCATGGCCGACGCCGACACCGCGTACCCGCAGGCGGGCGTGCGCAGCGAGGGGCATCGCGTCGTGTGCGCGCAGCGGGTGCTGCAGGCGCAGTCGGATCCGTTCCTCGGCTGGATCGAGGGATGGGCGGGCGACCTCCCTGGGCGACCTCGCGTCGACTACTACTGGCGGCAGTTCCGCGACATGAAGGGCTCCGTCGAGCTCGACGACCTGTCGCCGTCGCAGCTCGGCCAGTACGGCGCGCTCTGCGCCCGCATGCTCGCCCGCGCGCACGCGCAGTCACCCCAGGCGCATGCCGCATCCGCGTACCTCGGCCGATCCGACCGCATGCCCGAGGCGCTCGCCGACTGGGCTCGGTCGTACGCCGACGTGACGGAGGCCGACCACGCGACGCTCGAGACCGCGGTCGCGGCCGGCAGGCTGCCGGTCGAGCGCGACGTGTGA
- a CDS encoding MalY/PatB family protein, whose protein sequence is MVADCPTHPFDLRTRATLARPSSRKWSLHEGTIGAWVAEMDFGTAPVVQEALQRAIADEVLGYLAPSVAADMGEATAAWMRARHGWTVEPERVHPVSDVMAALRVAVEEYSPAGSAVIVPTPAYMPFLTYLPTLGREVVEVPGVVVDGRWQHDLDAIDAAFAEGAGTLVLCNPHNPTGTVLARDELLAIAAVVERHGGRVFADEIHADVRFGDALHVPYASVSDAAASHAITGTSASKAFNVPGLKAAQLITSNAADEQRYGRFGFSVVHGASTLGVVAATAAYAGGGDWLDGTIDYLDANRLALADLVAEHLPGVAHRSPEATYLAWLDASALGLGDPATFFREGAGVALTDGALCGAGAEGHVRLVFATPRPILEEAIVAMGEALATR, encoded by the coding sequence ATGGTGGCCGACTGTCCGACGCATCCGTTCGACCTGCGCACGCGCGCGACGCTCGCGCGGCCGTCGAGCCGCAAGTGGAGCCTGCACGAGGGCACGATCGGCGCGTGGGTCGCCGAGATGGACTTCGGCACCGCACCCGTCGTGCAGGAGGCGTTGCAGCGGGCGATCGCCGACGAGGTGCTCGGCTACCTCGCGCCGTCGGTCGCGGCCGACATGGGCGAGGCGACGGCGGCGTGGATGCGCGCGCGGCACGGCTGGACGGTCGAGCCCGAGCGCGTGCATCCGGTGTCCGACGTCATGGCGGCGCTGCGCGTCGCGGTCGAGGAGTACTCGCCGGCCGGCTCGGCCGTCATCGTGCCGACGCCGGCCTACATGCCCTTCCTCACGTACCTGCCGACGCTCGGGCGCGAGGTCGTGGAGGTGCCGGGCGTCGTCGTCGACGGTCGCTGGCAGCACGACCTCGACGCGATCGACGCGGCGTTCGCCGAGGGCGCGGGCACGCTCGTGCTCTGCAACCCGCACAACCCGACGGGCACCGTGCTGGCGCGCGACGAGCTGCTGGCGATCGCCGCCGTCGTCGAGCGCCACGGCGGCCGCGTCTTCGCCGACGAGATCCACGCCGACGTGCGCTTCGGCGACGCACTGCACGTGCCGTACGCGTCGGTGTCGGATGCGGCGGCGAGCCACGCGATCACGGGCACGAGCGCGTCGAAGGCGTTCAACGTGCCCGGCCTCAAGGCGGCGCAGCTCATCACGTCGAACGCCGCCGACGAGCAGCGGTACGGACGCTTCGGCTTCTCGGTCGTGCACGGGGCATCGACGCTGGGCGTCGTCGCCGCGACGGCCGCGTACGCGGGCGGCGGCGACTGGCTCGACGGCACCATCGACTACCTCGACGCGAACCGCCTGGCGCTCGCCGACCTCGTCGCCGAGCACCTGCCGGGCGTCGCCCACCGCTCGCCCGAGGCGACCTACCTGGCGTGGCTCGACGCATCCGCCCTGGGTCTCGGCGACCCGGCGACGTTCTTCCGCGAGGGCGCGGGAGTCGCCCTCACCGACGGCGCCCTGTGCGGCGCGGGTGCCGAGGGCCACGTGCGGCTCGTGTTCGCGACGCCGCGGCCGATCCTCGAGGAGGCGATCGTCGCGATGGGCGAGGCGCTCGCGACCCGCTGA
- a CDS encoding nitroreductase family deazaflavin-dependent oxidoreductase: protein MGLLTPLAVRIGALPWMPRLLPAIVRVDGALLRMTRGRRGVLDVAGLPNLTLRVAGRRSGVVRATPLLAVPHDGGFLIAGSYFGAEAMPAWVANLRAVEAAGAHAEVVWRGATLVVAPRELHEAERAAAWQRLLGVWPNFAVYERRTSRRIPVIHLAVEG, encoded by the coding sequence ATGGGCCTCCTCACCCCGCTCGCCGTGCGGATCGGCGCGCTGCCGTGGATGCCGCGCCTGCTTCCCGCGATCGTGCGGGTCGACGGCGCGCTGCTGCGGATGACGCGCGGCCGCCGTGGCGTGCTCGACGTCGCCGGCCTCCCCAACCTCACCCTGCGCGTCGCCGGCCGACGCTCTGGCGTCGTGCGCGCGACGCCGCTGCTCGCGGTGCCGCACGACGGCGGCTTCCTGATCGCGGGCTCGTACTTCGGCGCCGAGGCGATGCCCGCGTGGGTCGCGAACCTGCGCGCCGTCGAGGCCGCGGGCGCGCACGCCGAGGTCGTGTGGCGGGGCGCGACCCTCGTGGTCGCCCCGCGCGAGCTGCACGAGGCCGAGCGCGCCGCCGCGTGGCAGCGCCTGCTGGGCGTGTGGCCGAACTTCGCCGTCTACGAACGGCGGACGTCGCGGCGCATCCCCGTCATCCATCTCGCCGTCGAAGGTTGA